The genomic DNA GTGATGTTTACAAGTTTCTTGGCAAACTTTTCATCATGTGAAACACATAAGGTTAGTTAGTTTATTTTGACAAtggggtgtcacagccttccaccttaaaaagaatctcaccCCGAGATTCGGATAAGAACTAAGTGTAGAAAAGATTGAGCCCAAAACTTGTCTAATGATAAAATCCGGATAAGAACTAAGTGTAGAAAAGGTTGAGCCCAAAAGTTGTCTAATGACAAAATCCGACATGGGTTGTCTATAGCATCGCCGCTgtgttttccctttttttttgaaaaggtgTTTTCCCTATTTTTTTGGTTAAAGAAAGAAAGGCTAGCTGGGTGCAAAAGCATTGTGCTTGGATAAGCCGCAGCCTTGGGGTACGGTCTCGTGTGCGCAAAGCGATGTTTCGGGTGGGCGGTTGTTTAATCCCGTTGCTTTTTGGCATCGCGACCGACAAGGGCAGAGCACGCCTCGAGAGGCGTGGCATGCATGCCATTACCTCCCTCTCTTGCCCGCACGAACCATAAACAACTAATGCTACTGTGTAATTACTACTGCTACTAGTTTGCAGTTCTTATAAAAGTTATCTTCATGGATTGCTAGTGCTCGGGCATCCAATTTAAGTTTTAAGTTAACAGTTACTCCACCACCACCAATTTAAGTTCATCCGACAGATAAACAAACCATCAATTTAAATTTATCCGATAGATAAATAAAGACATACACATAAATAACTAATCTATCAATACATAAATCTTAAAATTATTTTCTGCGGTGATATGTCTGAAGCAAATGAGACGAACAACATCAGTACACCTCGGTAGTGGTGGATCTGTGTACAACCCACAATCCTACAAAGTCTGAGCTGCGACCAGAGACGCCATCAGTCGGATATTTGCAGGCGCTGATGAAGAAGCAGACGCTTGAGACGAAGCAGAAGATGATGCGCCAAGCTAGACAAAATAAAGGGTTGCGCCTGCAATGAAGAACACAAAGTCTTCATCTCTACTGCTAAAAACACACCCTCTATCATTGGAGATGGTAAGACCAGTGTTGAGACAACCATAATTAAGCTGGTAATGGTTGAACTGATGTTGTCTCAGAAGATGTGACCTCAGTAATATCGAGGTGAATCCTTGATTACATATAGGTCACGCAAGTCTTTTGTACGGGCACGTCCTCTGATGATCACTATACTGTGGTGCAGGTATATCTTGAGCACATCCCTCAAAAGTGCAAACAAACATACCAGTTGAAATGATATTATCGAGATTACATGCTCAATAAACATCATGTTTGAAGTGATTCTCGTAATATTTTGTGCATGTACAACAAAGTAGACATCGACAGCTTTCTTCCATAGAAAATGTTTTGTCGCActgataaaaaataaaaatgaaaaagaaaacaatgtCAATAGAAAGACAAAACTAGAATGCTAAGAGAAAAATGATTGGCGAAGTAAAAAGAAATTATAACTGAAAAAGCCCCATCAGATAGGGCTGCTCCACATTGATCGCAGTTGAAATAAAGCTTCGCTACACCGTGACCTCTAGACATGACTGTGTGGTGTGGCCTGCAAAACGTGATCTGACCCAATTCATTATATGCAAATTATAGATGTACATAAAGAAAGACGCTAACACCATTAAAAATTTAGATTTTGCCTAAGAAAAATAAGAGTGAAAGGTAAGAAGAATATTTAACTGAACTCACCTGCGCTTTCCTAGTTTGGTGTTCTATAACTAGAGAAATGGGAGCGGGGGCGAGAGCGAGGGGAGTGGGAGtgagagcgagagcgagaggagcGGGTGAGTTATAATGCAGCATCTGGTTCAGACCGcgcaaaagaaaaggagaagagacGGGGATACGAACAAAAATTCTGGCCCTGACCGGAGCACATCTGGTTCAGCTAGTACCAACAGTGGCGTACTTTACCCTACCACGTGGGAGCAGGAACATGCATGCACCATTGAGCCGCATGCCATCCGCCTGCCAGAATCGGAGAGGAGGCGGGGAATCCATCTGCAACGTCACATCCGGTCTGGTGCTGGCCATCAGACCATTGGCTCATTTAACGTGTCCGAAAGTCTAATGTGGTatggtattttttttaaatcaaaTTCAACTATGCGACAGAAATTATACCGCCATGTGTAATTAGGAGTTTGttgaattaatcatgttacttgTATTTGTTCAATTAACTCTGTTACTTGTTGATAAATATTTTATAAGAAACAATAATGGTAATGCATGGTGAAGTTGATAGCGCCGTTAAATAAATGGTGATTTTCTTACCTCTAAAGACCACAAAATTCCTGATTTTCTATACTTCTTTTGGAATTAAATATAACTAAAGGAAAAAACTTATTTTCCTCATCTTTATATGTAAATATCATTAACTCTTCAGccattaatatttttttaaactgTAGCAAACTTAACATTTATGTAAAAGAGAATGTGAAACTTCATGAAGGAAGAAGGGAAACAGTAATAACATCAAAATACTCACCTTGTAAGGTCCATCGACCTCAAATTCAATGGAACACTCACTGTGTGTTGTATATAGCTTATATACTGGGTCTTTCAGCGTCTAGTAGAACAAAGAAACCAACTAATTAATGACATTATGATAGTTGATGAGAAGAATACAGAACTTGCAGAAGAACAAGACATGTATTTCTTACTTGATATTGATCATTAGTGTTATTTCTCGCAACATCAACATTAAGCATGACACAGGGATAAGATACTGTTAGCTTCTTCGCAGCTCTGAAATATCACCAATAAGTGTTAAATTGATAACGAGTAGTCAAAGTTGTGCCTTGGAGAAAATCTGCACAGTAAACAAAGGCAACTACTTTGGGAAAGAGGTCATAATAATTGTTCAGTTCTAAGATGCAACAAATTCTTCTTCTGGAATTATGCTGAGGAAAGAGGTCATAACAATTGTTCAGTTCTAAGATGCAACAAATTCTTCTTCTGGAATTATGCTGATGTTATGCTTAAATCGCTTCCTGATAACCTAATGCCTCAACTCACTGATCAATTTACAAAAGAAGCAGCGCATGGTCAAAGGTTAGAAACCACAAGGATGAAAAGGCAATCAAGAAAGCACTACACTCAACTTAGGCAATCCGCAATCATAGAAATATCTGGGACATACTATACAGTCTTGAATTAGCTACAGAAGCCATATAAAAGTTTCATAATATTATGATAAAACAGCTTgatttaaaattaattttgattgCTCTACTTTACTCACTCTGTCTTAAAAGTAAAGTTCTCTGGAAAAGAACCAGGCAAAACACACCAAATGCCATCTGTATCCAGTTCCAGTGGCCTTCCAATTTTTTCTACAAGTAACCGAGCATTTTGGATAATCTTCGCACCAGTATATGTAACTACCCCAGCCATTTCCATAGAGTACCATCTTGCTCCCCTAAATCACAACTGATACGTCATTATTACATAGCTAATATTCTACAAGAAGACAAATGAAAACCATGTTGTAATTAAATTTTACGTACTTGCGCATGACATATCCATAAAATGAATTCAATATGCACTTGTGAGCAAGTTGCAAAGAATCATATAGAACAACCATGTCCTGCAAAAGACAAGTGGGAGAAGGAAAACAGATAAGATGCCTGAAACATAAACAAGGTCTTATGATGTATTGTGCATAATTGAACCTGCGCTTCCTGAATTTTCATAGAATTTCCACTGGATTTAGCTTCTGCCAATTTTCCTTTCCATGTTTTGTTAAGACCTTTGTATTCATATCTTCTATCACGAAAGCTGGAATTATCAAATTAACACTACTCCAGCgccccccatcaccgccggttcgaaatgagcatcaccgccggtttggggGGCGTTGGATTTAAGTCGTTGGTGATAGGAGgggtcatcaccgccggttcataaaCCGTTGGTGATGAGTGCTCATCACCGCTGGTTTGTGgatggaaccggcggtgaaggccattttcccatcaaaaaaaatatattcatataataatattgcaccatttgtacatcatatataatatatgattATAGCAGCAAAATTCAATCACATGAGCTCATACATCGAGATTAAATGAAAGAGTTCATACATTAAAATTAAAACAAAGAGTTCATACATTAAGCCTAGTTTTGAGCCTCTCTCTGTAGCAAACTTAATAACAAGCTGCCCATTACGGGCACTTGATATGATTGTAGAAATTAACAATGTGACTTATTACATGGAAATTGGACAGAACATACAAGACTTCAAATTTCAGAATACAAGTAAGATACCTAGGTTTTGATCGAGCATCTATAAGTTGATGTGTCTGGGTCTTGATGTATTAGTTGCAATGGAATGTGCAGAAAGAGTTTAGGGAGTCGCAAAGAAAAACAATAAGCAGGTTTGGGACCCTTTCAACACTGACCTGATCATGGCTTCAAATAAGATGGGTCTGCAACTTTGCTTCAAATGTGAATGGACCAACCTGGAGAAATATATGGAGGTTATGTATACTGAAAATTGGGATTAAATGGCCATATGGGAAGAGCTGCTAATCATATCTGTATTGAATTAAGACTCCATAGCTCAAGAGAAGTATCAAAGACTCTTGCTGTGTGGTTGCAACTTACAATTGAATTACTTCCAAAAGAAAcaggagaaaaataaaataaattaccGATTGACCCTGGTAAACTTTCTCAATTGCTTCACCAGAAGCACTGGCCTTTAAGATGGCATCACTGGAGGCGCTTGATTCAACATCATACACAGAAGCACGCCATTGAGGCAAACCTCCATCTAGCACCCAAACTTTATCATGGCAAGAACTTTGTAATCATGAATGAACAAAATAAGATCCGCATCTCGTTTCGACCACTGCTCATTTGGTCTACAACTATCGCATGAGAATATATGAATAATGCTTTCAAAATCAGATAGTGAACCATTGGAAGAGAGACAAATTTATAGAACAAAGTGTATCTTGTAAATAAACCCCATTGTTATAGCTAAATCTCTGCAAATAACCAATAACCCTGCTGGGTTTATCCCATAATGTCAACCATGCCTGGTAATTTTCCCTTAGAAGCAactttcaattatattttgagCACCACCTGTATACACATGAGGTCAGCATCAAAACTCTTGAGTTCTGTTAGAATAGCTTTGGATCGAGATTTCCACCTATTTTGCAAACATGAAAGAGAAACATAAGTCAGGGGCAGGAAAAAGAACCCCAACCTAAGCCCACACCCACCAAGATAGGCAGAATATTTACAAAAGTTTGATCAAGTTTGCTGGGGCATCATTCATGGCACCAAATTCATGTATATTTCAGTATCATTTTGTTCCACTTATGAAGCATAGTTCAAGCATATTTTCATTCCTTCCTTTGTCAGACACCATGATTATGCAGCATTTTATTGGAATCATATGTACCATGATTGTATGGAAAAATCCAACACAACAGTACAAACAGCTAGTCACTCAAGAGCTTACTTGAGGCACGCAGATGAAGAATGCGGGAAAAATAAATTATTAACATAAACCTGCAAAGCAGAGCAAATTATTAGGCGCGAATGGCAACGCACCAGCATCAATCTAAGCCCAAAAGCTAAGCAACATCAGCAAATTATAAATGTGGTTTGTTGGCAAATGGAACCATCAGCTCAGGCACAGCAGAGTGTGAGGGGAGCGAGCTTCTCTCCAGGAGCTgctggcggcggtgcggcgcaaGGCGTCGGGCGACGGCCGCGCGGCGTAGGACGACCGGcagcgcgcgcggcccagcgaGGCGcaggacggcgggcggcgcctggacggcgggcggcggcgtgtggcCGGGCGTGGCCAGACACATCAACTTATAGATGCTCCCCATCGCCGCCACGCTGCGCAGCACCGCGCGCCGTCGCATCCGCATCCTGCGCAGCACGGGAGGAGAGGCAGGGACGGGATCCATGCGCCGCGCGGgacaggaggagaggagggggcccgtggaggaagaaggaagagatggggaggggatggccggaggggaggggcggaggaGACGGGAAAGGGGTTGGGGGTAATTTTGTACTGTATTGGCTCATCACCGTCGGTTCGTAacacgaaccgttggtgatgcttaatatcaccgccggtttgtgttacaaaccggcggtgatgcacTCGCAagccatcaccaacggtttcgtaccacgaaccggcggtgataggcaACATCACTACCGGTTCCAACAACCACTACGGCCACCTGCTCTGGACCCGGTGGTGatacctcatcaccgccggttcgtgttgAACCGGCAGTGATAGCCCGTTTGCGATGACCAATTCTCTAGTAGTGTAAGGAATATTTTAGAGCATGCCATCTAAATCATCCGTAGCAAAATAGAAAATGCTATGCATAGTCAGGGAGAGAGAGAACTGCAGTTTGATACATGAAAACCTAGAATGTAGACAGACTGAAAACCAATGTTATCTCTATGCTATCAAAATTAAAAAGGAATGTGAATATAGTAAGCATTGGACTGACCTTCGTACTGTGTCTACATAGAATGAATTTTCACGCATGCATATTCCAGCTTCTCTAACTTCTGTAATTGGTTTATCAACTACTCTTTTGTGTGCCTGCATTATGACATAAGGAAATTCACCTAAGGCTCACCAAAAGAGAATTTATCCATGAGTTTAAAAACAGTACCTTTTGGCAATATTTCTTTAAACAATCCTTTAGTTTAAGTAAATGTTCAGGTTTTGAGAGGTCAATAAAAGGCTTTGAAGATGCGATACCACCAGATTGAATCAGCTCTGACTCAATTTGCCTCTTTATGTGATAATAGTCACTACAAAACATAATAGACATAATAGCATTAGATCAGAAAATTCATCAAATTTCAGATTACATAAATTTGTAGAACGTACTTCTTTTTTGCCATGTAGGTCTCTCCTCGCTAGACCCATTCAAGCTTTCTGAGGCAATTTTTGCCAGGACGATTGAAATCTAATGCTGTGCAGTCCACATCTGTAACTATAGATGGTGGCTGCAATCAAGAAGCAGAAAAAAGTTCATTTGATTGACATAAGCATGTCAACACATAATATGATGGTACAACttagaagatagaagaaattaAATCGCCTCATGGAATAGATTAATTGATTCAAAGAGGCCTTAGTTGTCCCTATAGCAGTTATCAACTTCCATCAATACTTGCACTGTTACACATGCAATCTACTGAGTTGCCTGTTGAAATATGACCACATGCCCAGCATTTCCTGACAGCTTAAGCTTTGGGCAAATTGGTTTGTGTGCAAAACTCAGTATAATTATTGGAGATGAAGGTATTGAGTAAAATGCGCACAGATGTTTGTTTTATccaatattaaaaaaaattggcacAAGGTTAACTAGGCAAGGCATGCACTTGTGGCCCTGGCACCCCTTGCGCTGAAGCAACCTTGTCAACTTGTCGTTGACAGCAGTGTGTAAtatctagattagattagattagattagattagatgcTAAGAGTCCTGAAATGAGTGCTTTGCCTACATTCACCTAACAACTAAAGTTAGTgcgtgatttttttttatagaaGTTAGTGCATGAAAATTAATAGTGCTTGATGAATTTTTGGCAATGCAGCAGTTTAAACACTCCCTCACTTCTTTGTATTGTCTATATAACCCAGAATGACGCCTCAGTAAAACAACACTCAATGGACCATGGACATGAAGCATACAATCCTTTCAAACAGCTAAATAGCCAGAAACTACGGCGAGGAAAGCTAGGCCATGTATCTCACCAGATCACGCTCCTTTTAACTTCTTATATGACCACATCTGATATAAATCACTCAGAGGATACCAGGAAACTCACCACAACAGGAATGAATGTGTTTAGATTAATGTCTGGTGGAACTTTAAATGTTCAGTAGCTGTTTTGATaataatgtcactttatgttaGTTTATGCGTAGTAAATAGGAGCATCTTTGTAATCGTTCCTTTGTATATGCTCTCGGCAATCTCAAAAACAAAAATCTATTGACCTACTGGTTCTACAAACTAGGTTATACTTACACAGAATCAGAATGCATACAAATATAACATTAGACATATTATACTAAAGTACAAGGGAATACCTGGAGTCTATTTGTTAAAATGATATTTGGATACATTGCAGCAACATCAAGATGATAAATAAGAGGGCGCTCTTCACGTATTGGGTGATCTCGCAATGAAACAAGCTGTGAATTTGACAAAACAAAAAAGGTCACACAAGCTTCATTTAGGGACCTACTATGGTAGTGACGGGTGATGCAGAATTAGAGTTCGATTCCGAAGAGAGTGTGAAAAATGGCTATCATATCCAAGAAAGACAGCTGGCGTAGACCAAAATTTGATTTATTTCTCACATGTAGAAAGAATTAGGTGATCCAAAAcgtaaaaagaaaaggaaagaaaagaacagatggaagaaagaaaaaaaattgaaacgtCCAACAAGTATAGTCAGGCCACACGGAGAGAGACAATGCCACCAATGGGAGCTCAAAAGAAAGAAACGACGAAGCAAGCATAAAAAACGAGGAAAAGGAACGCGAGGCGTGGCGGGTGCAGGCCATGGTCGGCAACGTCCTCCGCTTTCGCGTGTCAAGGCGAGGTGACAAGGCGTGCAGAGATTGTCATGCGCGCGAGCAAGCGGGGCCGCAGGGTGCTTGATGGCCTGGGGGTGCTACGAGACCGGACGGCGGTTTAATGCAACGGCGACGGTGAGCGAGCAGGTGGCGTGCGAGGAAGGTGTGGCGGGGGCAGGCCATGCCTGGTCGGCGACGTCCTCGGCTTTGGCGCGTCAATGGAAATTTTCTTCATCACGTGAACACAATTGCCCTTCAGCTTGATTCTGATTCTGTGAAGGGAGCAGGCTTCCTTGACCACGCCACCACGAGATGCAGCAGCTAGCTTGTCTGACGAGACAAGTCGCCCATCACTGTCAGTCCTGACAATTGCGAGCATAAGTCCATGTATCACTGTCTATATTAGGTGTCAAGACATACTAAAAGGGGCTCAAGAACGAAGGTTCTTGCCTGTAAAAAATGTAAGTGCTTTCTCTGATACATTTATTCTTAATGGTGGTTGTTAAAATCTAAAAACTGTTGTGCAATCTGCAGTGGCTAACAGGAAAGGATTCAAAAGAACTGTGTAGTCCACATAAGCTCATTGGATGTGACTAGTACCGTCCAGCAGATGCGAAGAAAGGAAGTGGTAGAGACAATGAAAGAATCTCCCTTAGAAGTAAGGATATACATCGTGGAGTGTTTCATTACATGGTTTCCAAGAGTGCTACATCATTTCCAGAGGTTGAGGTTTAGGTTGGTGAATAAAACAACCCTCTTGAGGCAGTTCCATCTCGTGGTCTAATATACAATTCATAGTTTTTTATTGTTGCATGTTGTTGTGAACTTGTGATGAAATATGCCATCTGAACTATGTAGCCACTTGCAATTGTATCAAAACTGAGTACTAGCCCTTGGTAACTGTGTACGCCAGGTTATATTAGGATGAAATTATGAAGCTGGACTCTTTACATCTCATCATAAATTTATTACCATGTCATTGTTTTGGCCTATATGGAATGCCATTTAAGGAGAATGAAACTCATGAAACTTGCACTAAGCATGGTTTTAGTCCATCAGTCACATGCAGTTGGAGGTACAAAATCTCttgggccctgtttagttctcaaaaagtTTTCCCAAAAACATAGCATCGAATGcttggacacatgcatagagtactaaataaaatttatttgcaaaactttttgcacggatgagctgtaaatcgcgagacgaatctaatgagcatacttaatccatgatttgcaacagtgatgctaacGTCGTGGCCGTGCTGCTGGAGCCCAGTCCGGTCAGTTCAGGCCTTTGCGTGGCGTTACGACATGGCGCGGTTATCAATACCTTGACCTTTGCCTCCTACTAGTACGTGGTAAGGAGCGAGGAGTACATGCACAACGTGGATGCAGCGGCTGATTTTACAGGGACCAAGGGAGGGCAGCGTGTTGGAGTCAGTAGAGACAGCTCGGCTAGTACTGCTACTTTTTTTTAATTGCGTAGCAGTTGAGGAAGGTAATTGAGTACTCAAGTTAATTTCGTGGGCAGCGAGGAAAAGAATGATAAGCACAGTTTTCTATATACTCAAATAAGCACAGTTGAGTTGATCGGGATGTAAGGGCAGTCCCAATCCAGACTCTACCATGGAGTCTAAGCCTtctatttattgtgttttgctgatgtgacagtatatttatggaagagagagggagagaaatcaagactccAAGTTTTATTTAGACTCGAAGTCTTCAcgcaaatcaagaatgaatgtgagagaAACAAGTAGGCCATATAAACAAAAATAACACACTTTGTATTGGAAagtatagtttcttgtgatgAAGTCTTTGAGGCTTAGACTTTATGAGTGGAGTctgcattgggactgccctaacAGCTCTGCTGGCTCTGAGAACCCCCCTCCCCCAAAAAAAACTCCCCATTGTCCTTTGTTTTGCACGCGAAAGGGAGCAGCAGGTACTAGTAGCAGTGCCGCGCAGTTTTAACTGCACAAAATTATTTTTTCCCAATTGTcgacatatatacatatactcaTATTATTGTTACTATATTAGGAGATAATTAACACTTACGAGATATATTTGATCAGTTTTTAAGTAGAGCACGTCAACATTCAGCTATAGCTTCATATGGCTGGCGTCTGTAACACATTGTTCTAGGTGCGCATAATCACCACCGGTGCGTCCATCTGCCCCAACAACGACAGACGGGTCAGCTGTTAGCTCAAACAGAAACTAGGCTGATTCTGAACAGTTGGAAAAAAAGGGCTCATATCTAATGATAACATgggccaaaaattttcaaaaaaattccagGGGATGCGTGAGGTAATAAGGGTTACTTTCTCTTGTCAACCCTAAGCCCAGATCCAAGCTTAACAAGGTGAAATCCTTAAGGTTTCGAGGGGAGGTTAACCCAGAAAATAGTTTATCCAGAAAGCGTGTAAAAATAGCACAACTACCAAACCACTTGacaaaaaaattctcaaaattttacagtagctTCACTATTAAGTtacctacaactttcgtgtaggacgatttttcatttgatcaactTAAGATGGTCGAAAATTTTCATTTATCCAGACTGCTCCCTCTTAacagatttgtaggtttttaaaCATTAATCGAAAACACCAAGATAGGGgactctaaaaattctcaaatttttacagcagaaaGAACTTTTATGCCTTTACATTTCATACCACTAACTCGACTTGAtgtgtgtaaggatcaccgaggtgtccgaccctagagggggagggggtgaatagggtcgctaattgctTTCTAAcatagggctcaatctatttgcataagataaacctaacacgtcctacacatgctagttatgactaaggtttatctatgctactctctacttacccctaaaagacttgcaacctatagccaatcctaatcaaactaactaggaaggtaaaggcacgcaacatagagtaaatgcggaaacgtaatacggtaagtaaagaggtgagGGAGAAAATATGCCAACTCtcatgaagacaccaagacacacgatttaacgtgattcggttaggacaccaagtccctccctacatccacggccacttgtccaacaagaacaagtgtgatgccaagtctcttcgcttgatcaccgtcttgcgttcgccaccaaggcttccggcaagcaaaggctaagtggccccaagtcaccaagataaggccaccgccaccgtctctatcaaagcgtcaccaacggcaccgtcttcactattggagcttctcaccaagaggggtctccttccacgcataaagtgtcgttgcctctccacaccaagtcggaaggtcacacgacgagtacacgatttgcttgccgcagcaagactttgctcaagggagctctcgcaagaactaatccctatacaaGTGAACAAAGCACTTtgtcaaagcttctcacaagctagatatgacactaagctttgctaggatggttggagatgttagtttgcttgggcaacacttccttcaacttttctggcgtccaaccttatgcagcaaccggccttggggggtatatatagctcACACTCCCCAAAAGTGCCGTTGGaaaagtggctgacaaaaagcgctatcaccggttaaaccgatgatccactttgtgtcatcaccggtAGCGTGTTTTATAATCCATTTCTTTTGGAAGATAAAATTTTAGGGATGAATGCAGATCATATCCGTCCTCAccaaaagaaaataattacCAAAATAATTTTGGCCTAGCGAAGTTAgtttcggtggcatacataatacaTCTCTCGCTATATGACTAGTCGATAGACTACGAGTCCTAAGATACGGTTTcgagttagtgtacctgcagaagatttgcaatataaaatgaaccttttgAGCTAGCACTcccgaaagcgttcccatgcaTTACCggtcactatagaaccggcatccacacaattcccgccgtatggacaacgttaaacaTACGCCATCAAGACAGCATATTGACTGTGTACCGTCAtagacggggaattgaattccaatttcgaaccagtACTCCTCGTATAGTCAACTCatggttggtatatgggcagcagctcaagtaggccactgcttgagctcagcattcagct from Panicum virgatum strain AP13 chromosome 7N, P.virgatum_v5, whole genome shotgun sequence includes the following:
- the LOC120681977 gene encoding DNA polymerase epsilon catalytic subunit A-like isoform X2 yields the protein MAKKNDYYHIKRQIESELIQSGGIASSKPFIDLSKPEHLLKLKDCLKKYCQKAHKRVVDKPITEVREAGICMRENSFYVDTVRSFRDRRYEYKGLNKTWKGKLAEAKSSGNSMKIQEAQDMVVLYDSLQLAHKCILNSFYGYVMRKGARWYSMEMAGVVTYTGAKIIQNARLLVEKIGRPLELDTDGIWCVLPGSFPENFTFKTEAAKKLTVSYPCVMLNVDVARNNTNDQYQTLKDPVYKLYTTHSECSIEFEVDGPYKATPHSHV
- the LOC120681977 gene encoding DNA polymerase epsilon catalytic subunit A-like isoform X4 codes for the protein MYPNIILTNRLQAHKRVVDKPITEVREAGICMRENSFYVDTVRSFRDRRYEYKGLNKTWKGKLAEAKSSGNSMKIQEAQDMVVLYDSLQLAHKCILNSFYGYVMRKGARWYSMEMAGVVTYTGAKIIQNARLLVEKIGRPLELDTDGIWCVLPGSFPENFTFKTEAAKKLTVSYPCVMLNVDVARNNTNDQYQTLKDPVYKLYTTHSECSIEFEVDGPYKVSILMLLLFPFFLHEVSHSLLHKC
- the LOC120681977 gene encoding DNA polymerase epsilon catalytic subunit A-like isoform X1; translated protein: MAKKNDYYHIKRQIESELIQSGGIASSKPFIDLSKPEHLLKLKDCLKKYCQKAHKRVVDKPITEVREAGICMRENSFYVDTVRSFRDRRYEYKGLNKTWKGKLAEAKSSGNSMKIQEAQDMVVLYDSLQLAHKCILNSFYGYVMRKGARWYSMEMAGVVTYTGAKIIQNARLLVEKIGRPLELDTDGIWCVLPGSFPENFTFKTEAAKKLTVSYPCVMLNVDVARNNTNDQYQTLKDPVYKLYTTHSECSIEFEVDGPYKVSILMLLLFPFFLHEVSHSLLHKC
- the LOC120681977 gene encoding DNA polymerase epsilon catalytic subunit A-like isoform X5; its protein translation is MAKKNDYYHIKRQIESELIQSGGIASSKPFIDLSKPEHLLKLKDCLKKYCQKAHKRVVDKPITEVREAGICMRENSFYVDTVRSFRDRRYEYKGLNKTWKGKLAEAKSSGNSMKIQEAQDMVVLYDSLQLAHKCILNSFYGYVMRKGARWYSMEMAGVVTYTGAKIIQNARLLVEKIGRPLELDTDGIWCVLPGSFPENFTFKTEAAKKLTVSYPCVMLNVDVARNNTNDQYQLVSLFY
- the LOC120681977 gene encoding DNA polymerase epsilon catalytic subunit A-like isoform X3, yielding MGLARRDLHGKKEAHKRVVDKPITEVREAGICMRENSFYVDTVRSFRDRRYEYKGLNKTWKGKLAEAKSSGNSMKIQEAQDMVVLYDSLQLAHKCILNSFYGYVMRKGARWYSMEMAGVVTYTGAKIIQNARLLVEKIGRPLELDTDGIWCVLPGSFPENFTFKTEAAKKLTVSYPCVMLNVDVARNNTNDQYQTLKDPVYKLYTTHSECSIEFEVDGPYKVSILMLLLFPFFLHEVSHSLLHKC